One genomic window of Mauremys mutica isolate MM-2020 ecotype Southern chromosome 5, ASM2049712v1, whole genome shotgun sequence includes the following:
- the LOC123370807 gene encoding uncharacterized protein LOC123370807 isoform X2, with product MHKTRKTGHMGLDGRRMVLNKEADLLQRPCQRDHHKDKRNQEEAPISRMLASCLLRRVVFLVPLIFVVVLLTMEPIKADEEAGTTIPAETGRLHVVGSSSSLSKVCGNQSRWLHNRLKVTAASL from the exons ATGCACAAGACTCGAAAGACAGGtcatatggggttggatggaagGAGAATGGTCCTGAATAAAGAGGCAGATCT TTTGCAGCGGCCATGTCAAAGAGACCATCACAAAGACAAGAGAAATCAG GAGGAAGCGCCAATTAGCAGGATGCTGGCATCTTGTCTCCTAAGAAGAGTGGTCTTCCTGGTTCCTTTAATTTTTGTAGTTGTGCTGCTCACCATGGAGCCCATTAAAGCCGACGAAGAAGCAGGAACAACAATCCCAGCTGAAA CAGGCAGACTTCATGTTGTAGGATCCAGCTCCAGTTTATCAAAAGTGTGTGGAAATCAGTCACGGTGGTTGCACAACAGGCTGAAGGTCACTGCAGCCTCACTCTAG